The Miscanthus floridulus cultivar M001 chromosome 17, ASM1932011v1, whole genome shotgun sequence genome has a window encoding:
- the LOC136517457 gene encoding thioredoxin F, chloroplastic-like, whose protein sequence is MALRIPTISSSHGLASSPAPISTTCRPAVLAVGSSWAAAAAVQKRSLLLATTASETRGVAPLRSSGIETTSVGAAAEAVTGQVTEVNKDTFWPIVEAAGDKVVVLDMYTEWCGPCKMMAPKFQEMSEKNLDVVFLKLDCNQDNKPLAKELGIKVVPTFKILKGGKVVKEVTGAKIEELAHAIDTVKSG, encoded by the exons ATGGCCCTGCGCATACCCACCATCTCCTCGTCCCACGGGCTGGCCTCCTCGCCGGCGCCCATCTCCACGACGTGCCGGCCGGCTGTCTTGGCGGTTGGCAGcagctgggcggcggcggcggcggtccagAAGAGGAGCCTGCTGCTGGCGACGACGGCCTCCGAGACGAGGGGAGTCGCGCCGTTGAGGTCGAGCGGGATCGAGACGACCTCGGTGGGAGCTGCGGCTGAGGCCGTCACCGGGCAGGTCACGGAGGTCAACAAGGACACCTTCTGGCCCATCGTCGAGGCCGCCGGCGACAAGGTCGTCGTCCTCGACATGTACACCGAGTG GTGCGGGCCTTGCAAAATGATGGCTCCCAAGTTCCAGGAGATGTCTGAGAAGAACCTGGACGTTGTGTTCCTCAAGCTCGACTGCAACCAGGACAACAAG CCGCTTGCAAAGGAGCTGGGCATAAAGGTTGTTCCAACGTTCAAGATCCTCAAGGGTGGGAAGGTCGTCAAGGAGGTCACCGGCGCCAAGATCGAGGAGCTAGCGCATGCCATCGACACAGTCAAGTCAGGCTGA